A part of Streptomyces sp. DSM 40750 genomic DNA contains:
- a CDS encoding SDR family NAD(P)-dependent oxidoreductase: MRGLQGKRIVIAGGATGIGAATAERLAEEGASVVVGDINLAGAEATAKGVTEAGGTAIAVEFDLGDEATIQALVYRTVAEFGGVDGLFNVGADLSPATLGRDVDLMEMDPAVWRRTHDVNLLGYALTCRAVLPHLLGQGGGVIVNTSSGAAWGGEPTRPAYAASKAGVNALTRHIASRWGKEGIRCNVVAPGLVMGETQQQQDDQQLQAMALQYARSPRLGEPADLAGAAAFLFSDDAAWISGQAWSIDGGMSLRG, encoded by the coding sequence ATGAGGGGTCTGCAGGGCAAGAGGATCGTCATTGCCGGGGGCGCGACCGGCATCGGCGCGGCCACGGCCGAACGGCTCGCCGAGGAGGGGGCCTCGGTCGTCGTCGGCGACATCAATCTCGCTGGAGCCGAAGCCACTGCCAAGGGCGTCACCGAGGCGGGTGGCACCGCGATCGCCGTTGAGTTCGACCTCGGTGACGAGGCCACGATTCAAGCGCTGGTCTACCGGACCGTCGCCGAGTTCGGCGGGGTCGACGGGCTCTTCAACGTCGGCGCCGACCTCTCGCCGGCCACTCTGGGCCGTGACGTCGACCTGATGGAGATGGACCCGGCCGTGTGGCGCCGCACCCACGACGTGAACCTGCTCGGCTACGCCCTGACCTGCCGGGCGGTCCTCCCCCACCTGCTGGGCCAGGGCGGCGGCGTCATCGTCAACACCTCCTCCGGCGCGGCCTGGGGCGGCGAGCCCACGCGGCCCGCGTACGCCGCCTCCAAAGCCGGGGTCAATGCGCTGACCCGCCACATCGCCTCCCGCTGGGGCAAGGAGGGCATCCGCTGCAATGTCGTCGCCCCTGGCCTGGTCATGGGCGAGACCCAGCAGCAACAAGACGACCAGCAGCTGCAGGCCATGGCATTGCAGTACGCCCGCAGCCCGCGCCTCGGCGAACCCGCCGACCTGGCCGGCGCCGCCGCCTTCCTCTTCTCCGACGACGCGGCCTGGATCAGCGGCCAGGCCTGGTCGATCGACGGCGGCATGAGCCTGCGCGGCTGA
- a CDS encoding NADPH-dependent F420 reductase, which translates to MTKTLALIGSGNIGSALARLAVAAGLNVVLSNSRGPETLAGLVAELGEQARAATPAEAAQAGDLVVATVPLSKYEQLPAAALAGKTVIDTMNYYPERDDRIAELDAGEQTSSALVQRHLADSRVVKAFNSVDFVRLFTAARPAGADDRSALPMAGDDTAAKAQVAELLDALGYDAVDIGPLADSWRSEPGTPVYVQPYLPAQPEGLTQEEMGRWFFQAPSVPVPADEVKELTDTAVRRSAADARQTLSRD; encoded by the coding sequence ATGACCAAGACCCTCGCACTCATCGGCAGCGGCAACATCGGCAGCGCACTGGCCCGTCTCGCCGTCGCCGCCGGCCTGAACGTCGTGCTGAGCAACTCCCGCGGCCCCGAGACCCTCGCCGGCCTCGTCGCCGAACTCGGCGAGCAGGCGCGCGCGGCCACACCCGCCGAGGCAGCGCAGGCCGGTGACCTGGTGGTGGCGACGGTCCCGCTGAGCAAGTACGAGCAGCTTCCGGCCGCCGCCCTGGCGGGCAAGACCGTCATCGACACCATGAACTACTACCCCGAGCGCGACGACCGGATCGCCGAGCTGGACGCGGGCGAGCAGACCTCCAGCGCCCTGGTGCAGCGGCACCTGGCCGACTCCCGGGTGGTCAAGGCGTTCAACAGCGTCGACTTCGTGCGCCTGTTCACCGCAGCCCGACCCGCCGGCGCCGACGACCGCAGTGCCCTGCCCATGGCCGGCGACGACACGGCCGCCAAAGCGCAGGTCGCCGAACTGTTGGACGCGCTGGGCTACGACGCCGTGGACATCGGCCCCCTCGCCGACAGCTGGCGCAGCGAGCCGGGCACCCCGGTCTACGTCCAGCCCTACCTGCCGGCACAGCCCGAAGGACTGACCCAGGAGGAGATGGGGCGCTGGTTCTTCCAAGCCCCGAGCGTCCCGGTGCCTGCCGACGAGGTGAAGGAACTGACCGACACCGCCGTCCGGCGCTCCGCGGCCGACGCCCGCCAGACCCTCAGCCGGGACTGA
- a CDS encoding metallophosphoesterase, translated as MVIVVSVFVLALFGALHWYVWRRLVRDTTPKGSFLRRAGSIVFVAGPLLSMAAMTAEGDGAPFLLQRILAWPGYLWLALFLYLLLALLVGEAVRPVLRRWLVHRGAGADTRQRMLPTARSAEVAEVQATDSEAEELVSADEPLTATAHHGDSDASASRGTVPVTVLDPPHVSEPTLSAGTAPTGPSRRLFVSRVVGGAAAAVAVGTVGHGTYGVLRGPKVKRLTVPLAKLPRSAHGFRIAVVSDIHVGPILGRGFAQRIVDTINATQPDLIAVVGDLVDGSVENLTPAVEPLAGLRARHGAYFVTGNHEYISGAEPWIEKVRELGLRPLENARTELPGFDLAGVNDVRGEEEGQGPDFGRALGDRDRSRTAVLLAHQPVVIDDAVRHGVDLQLSGHTHGGQLWPGNVLAELANPTVAGLERYGDTQLYVSRGAGAWGPPVRVGAPSDITVVELASVQA; from the coding sequence GTGGTCATCGTCGTATCCGTCTTCGTCCTGGCGTTGTTCGGCGCACTCCACTGGTACGTGTGGCGCCGCCTCGTACGGGACACCACACCCAAGGGGTCGTTCCTCCGACGAGCCGGAAGCATCGTCTTCGTGGCCGGGCCCCTGCTGTCGATGGCGGCCATGACAGCGGAGGGCGACGGTGCCCCTTTCCTTCTGCAGCGGATCCTGGCCTGGCCCGGGTATCTGTGGCTGGCGCTGTTCCTGTACCTGCTGCTCGCGTTGCTGGTTGGTGAGGCCGTGCGGCCTGTGCTGCGGCGGTGGCTCGTGCATCGGGGCGCCGGGGCAGACACGCGGCAGCGGATGCTCCCGACGGCGCGGTCCGCGGAAGTGGCGGAAGTGCAAGCGACCGACTCCGAGGCGGAGGAACTGGTCTCGGCCGACGAGCCGCTGACCGCGACGGCGCATCACGGCGATTCCGATGCCTCTGCCTCACGAGGCACCGTGCCCGTCACCGTGCTGGACCCTCCGCACGTATCGGAGCCGACGCTGTCGGCCGGCACCGCGCCCACCGGCCCGTCGCGCCGCCTCTTCGTCTCCCGCGTCGTGGGCGGGGCCGCCGCGGCCGTCGCCGTCGGCACCGTCGGCCACGGCACGTACGGTGTCCTCCGCGGGCCCAAGGTGAAGCGCCTCACGGTTCCGCTGGCCAAACTGCCGCGCAGTGCGCACGGTTTCCGGATCGCCGTCGTCAGCGACATCCACGTCGGTCCCATCCTGGGCCGTGGCTTCGCCCAGCGGATCGTCGACACCATCAACGCGACCCAGCCCGACCTGATCGCGGTCGTCGGCGACCTCGTGGACGGCAGCGTCGAGAACCTCACTCCGGCCGTCGAACCACTCGCCGGGCTCCGGGCACGGCACGGCGCGTACTTCGTCACGGGCAACCACGAGTACATCTCCGGTGCCGAGCCGTGGATCGAGAAGGTACGGGAGCTGGGACTGCGACCGCTGGAGAACGCCCGCACCGAGCTGCCTGGCTTCGACCTGGCGGGCGTCAACGACGTCCGCGGTGAAGAGGAGGGCCAAGGCCCCGACTTCGGCAGAGCACTTGGCGACCGCGACCGTTCCCGCACGGCCGTCCTCCTCGCCCACCAACCCGTCGTCATCGACGACGCCGTACGTCACGGCGTCGATCTCCAGCTCTCCGGCCACACCCACGGCGGTCAACTCTGGCCGGGCAACGTCCTCGCCGAACTGGCCAACCCCACGGTCGCCGGCCTGGAGCGCTACGGCGACACCCAGCTGTACGTGAGCCGCGGTGCCGGCGCCTGGGGCCCGCCGGTGCGCGTGGGCGCTCCGTCCGACATCACCGTCGTCGAACTGGCCTCGGTACAGGCGTAG
- a CDS encoding SDR family oxidoreductase: protein MSGFGRPVTASHGFGLPREIAEAVAYLASEGAAFLHGAFLLVDGGASLV from the coding sequence TTGAGCGGCTTCGGCCGGCCTGTCACTGCGTCGCACGGTTTCGGCCTGCCGCGCGAGATCGCCGAAGCCGTCGCATACCTCGCCTCCGAGGGCGCCGCCTTCCTTCATGGCGCGTTCCTGCTTGTCGACGGAGGCGCGAGCCTCGTCTGA
- a CDS encoding TetR/AcrR family transcriptional regulator: MSGAVRTNTRDIARAAIRFELARVAFDLFRREGFDNVTVNDLAAAAGVSRSTFLRYFGSKEDAVLGAVDAQGEQVADALRARPADEGDGTALRRALDTVTEVHRRDPDGALAMSQLIMRTPALGARTLEKQNGWRPVIAQALAERADPSWPSLLVPLVRAAVAVDCLNVAVEHWTASDGRLDLDALLDEAFAAFALR; encoded by the coding sequence GTGAGTGGAGCAGTACGTACGAACACGAGAGACATCGCGCGGGCCGCCATCCGGTTCGAGCTGGCCCGGGTGGCCTTCGACCTGTTCCGCCGTGAGGGCTTCGACAACGTCACCGTCAATGACCTGGCCGCGGCTGCGGGAGTGTCTCGCAGTACCTTCCTGCGCTATTTCGGCAGCAAGGAGGACGCCGTCCTCGGCGCCGTCGACGCCCAGGGCGAACAGGTCGCCGATGCTCTACGCGCCCGGCCTGCCGACGAGGGTGACGGGACGGCACTGCGGCGCGCGCTGGACACCGTCACCGAAGTCCATCGCCGGGACCCGGATGGCGCACTCGCGATGTCCCAGCTGATCATGCGCACGCCCGCGCTGGGCGCCCGCACGCTGGAGAAGCAGAACGGCTGGCGCCCCGTCATCGCCCAGGCCCTCGCCGAGCGCGCCGACCCCTCTTGGCCCTCGCTCCTGGTTCCGTTGGTGCGTGCCGCCGTCGCGGTGGACTGCTTGAACGTCGCCGTCGAACACTGGACCGCCTCTGACGGCCGCCTCGACCTCGATGCCCTGCTCGACGAGGCCTTCGCCGCATTCGCATTGCGGTAG
- a CDS encoding NAD(P)H-dependent amine dehydrogenase family protein: MSDHQPARTPPGRYRVAQWATGHTGAHALRCVIEHPQYDLVGVYVYADAKVGRDAGELCGMEPTGVRATGNIDDILAADPDCVLYMPVLDAVRIDEICRLLESGANVVTSVTDFHYPAGLDRDVRQRIQAACERGGTSLHATGSSPGWITEVFPLAVTALQRRLDRLTIEEFADMTTRNSPELLSQMFGQDPGAMDLTRVAAGLGEDFGTSLRQLADGLSVPLDEVTATGTVGTAAKPVKVGTTTVEAGSVAAWRFEVTGWRDGKPFMVVRPTWYLTQDLEQDWKGQVRDTGWHVVVEGDAPLDIDIRVTSENYAAVSPGYSAHIVVNAVPLVCEAPPGIRTTLDLPRMVADLA, encoded by the coding sequence GTGTCTGATCACCAGCCGGCCAGGACACCGCCCGGACGCTACCGAGTCGCTCAATGGGCGACCGGTCACACCGGGGCACACGCCCTGCGATGCGTCATCGAGCACCCGCAGTACGACCTGGTCGGTGTGTACGTGTACGCCGACGCGAAGGTCGGCCGCGACGCCGGTGAACTGTGCGGCATGGAGCCGACCGGCGTCCGTGCCACCGGGAACATCGACGACATCCTGGCCGCCGATCCGGACTGTGTGTTGTACATGCCGGTGCTCGATGCGGTCAGGATCGACGAGATCTGCCGACTCCTCGAGTCGGGCGCCAACGTCGTCACGAGCGTCACCGACTTCCATTACCCGGCCGGTCTCGACCGCGATGTACGGCAGCGGATCCAGGCCGCGTGCGAGCGCGGCGGTACATCGCTGCACGCCACGGGCTCGAGCCCGGGCTGGATCACCGAGGTCTTCCCGCTCGCGGTGACCGCCCTCCAGCGCCGGCTCGATCGCCTGACGATCGAGGAGTTCGCCGACATGACGACGCGCAACTCACCGGAGCTGCTCTCCCAGATGTTCGGCCAAGACCCCGGGGCGATGGACCTCACGCGGGTGGCCGCCGGCCTGGGCGAAGATTTCGGCACCTCGCTGCGCCAACTCGCCGACGGTCTTTCGGTGCCTCTCGACGAGGTCACCGCGACAGGAACGGTGGGCACGGCGGCGAAACCGGTGAAGGTCGGCACGACGACCGTCGAGGCCGGCTCGGTCGCCGCTTGGCGGTTCGAGGTCACCGGCTGGCGAGACGGCAAGCCGTTCATGGTGGTCCGGCCCACCTGGTACCTCACCCAGGATCTCGAACAGGACTGGAAAGGGCAGGTGCGCGACACCGGCTGGCACGTCGTCGTCGAGGGTGACGCGCCCCTCGACATCGACATCCGTGTCACGTCCGAGAACTACGCCGCCGTCTCGCCCGGCTACAGCGCCCACATCGTCGTCAACGCCGTGCCTTTGGTCTGCGAGGCACCGCCCGGCATCAGGACCACCCTCGACCTGCCGCGGATGGTCGCGGACCTGGCCTGA
- a CDS encoding aldo/keto reductase: MEYRRLGNTGTVVSNLALGTMTFGDETSQKEAFVQMDAFLEAGGNLMDTADLYNRGVTEEIIGRWLASRPSDVTDRVVLATKGRFPFTDDVNDIGLSRRHLSRALDGSLRRLGVDSVDLYQVHAWDPLTPIEETLAFFDSAVRAGKIRYAGLSNFTGWQLQLAVSTAARAAGRSR; encoded by the coding sequence ATGGAATACCGCCGACTCGGCAACACCGGCACGGTCGTGTCGAACCTTGCACTCGGCACGATGACCTTCGGCGACGAGACCTCGCAGAAGGAGGCGTTCGTCCAGATGGACGCCTTCCTGGAAGCGGGCGGAAACCTCATGGACACCGCCGACCTCTACAACCGAGGCGTAACCGAGGAGATCATCGGCCGGTGGCTGGCGAGCCGTCCGAGCGACGTCACCGACCGGGTGGTGCTCGCCACCAAGGGCCGGTTCCCGTTCACCGACGACGTCAACGACATCGGCCTGTCCCGGCGCCATCTCTCCCGGGCGCTGGACGGTTCGCTTCGCCGACTGGGCGTGGACAGCGTCGACCTGTACCAGGTGCATGCCTGGGACCCGCTGACCCCGATCGAGGAAACTCTGGCGTTCTTCGACTCCGCCGTGCGGGCAGGCAAGATCCGCTACGCGGGCCTGTCGAACTTCACCGGCTGGCAGCTCCAGCTCGCGGTCTCCACCGCCGCGCGGGCGGCTGGCCGGTCCCGGTGA
- a CDS encoding LLM class F420-dependent oxidoreductase, whose product MRLGINIVGFDDPAGDLNRHGGLGPELAAVGAAAEAAGVGRLSVMDHYFQMEVLGGAESAMLECYTTLGHLAAHTSTVQLGALVTGVTYRHPGLLAKIVTTLDHLSGGRATLGVGAAWYEREHLGLGVPFPPTAERFERLEETLRICLQMWDPQDDGPFEGRHYQLAETMCVPPPVSAPHPEIMIGGGGEKKTLRLVAQYADACNLTAFTHAEVAHKLEVLRRHCDDLGRDCGRIRKTAMYSGNALRDGDLDGFAKAMTGYAELGIETVIASVPLAGAARWIEERAAPAARRLAELG is encoded by the coding sequence ATGCGACTGGGCATCAACATCGTGGGATTCGACGACCCCGCAGGTGACTTGAACAGGCACGGTGGGCTGGGACCTGAGCTGGCTGCGGTCGGAGCCGCCGCCGAGGCGGCGGGGGTGGGCCGGCTGTCGGTGATGGACCACTACTTCCAGATGGAGGTACTGGGCGGCGCCGAGAGCGCCATGCTGGAGTGCTACACCACGCTCGGCCACCTCGCCGCGCACACCTCCACCGTGCAACTCGGGGCGCTGGTGACCGGGGTGACGTACCGTCATCCCGGCCTGCTGGCCAAGATCGTCACCACGCTCGACCACCTCTCCGGCGGCCGCGCCACCCTCGGCGTCGGGGCGGCCTGGTACGAGCGCGAACATCTCGGCCTGGGCGTGCCCTTCCCGCCGACGGCCGAGCGGTTCGAACGGCTGGAGGAGACCCTGCGGATCTGCCTGCAGATGTGGGACCCGCAGGACGACGGGCCGTTCGAGGGCAGGCACTACCAGCTGGCCGAGACCATGTGCGTGCCACCGCCGGTGAGTGCTCCGCACCCGGAGATCATGATCGGCGGAGGTGGTGAGAAGAAGACCCTGAGGCTGGTGGCCCAGTACGCGGACGCCTGCAACCTCACCGCCTTCACCCACGCCGAGGTCGCGCACAAGCTGGAGGTGCTGCGCCGCCACTGCGACGATCTGGGCCGGGACTGCGGGCGGATCCGCAAGACTGCCATGTACTCCGGGAACGCGCTCCGTGACGGCGACCTCGACGGCTTCGCCAAGGCGATGACCGGCTACGCCGAGCTCGGCATCGAGACCGTGATCGCCTCCGTTCCGCTCGCCGGAGCCGCCCGCTGGATCGAGGAGCGCGCCGCGCCGGCGGCACGACGGCTGGCCGAACTCGGCTGA
- a CDS encoding aldo/keto reductase, with product MTLQEQYNLAVREVEWEVLPAAVHNGLGVLPWSPLASGFLTGKYARGVQPGPDTRAGGGNPLYQYTSANYANADRTWDAVDAVVQVAEETGASPAQVALSWVADRTGVTTVIIGARDMRQLTDNLGAADLHLDADAAALLDKASDPSPTPYPYGPFGLAQSHRTVNGGAQLD from the coding sequence GTGACTCTGCAGGAGCAGTACAACCTGGCCGTCCGCGAGGTGGAGTGGGAGGTTCTGCCGGCGGCGGTGCACAACGGCCTCGGCGTACTGCCCTGGTCACCCCTGGCGAGCGGATTCCTGACGGGCAAGTACGCGCGCGGCGTCCAGCCAGGGCCCGACACCCGGGCCGGGGGAGGCAATCCGCTGTACCAGTACACCTCGGCCAACTACGCCAACGCCGACCGGACCTGGGACGCGGTCGACGCGGTCGTCCAGGTGGCCGAAGAGACCGGTGCCTCGCCTGCCCAGGTGGCGCTCAGCTGGGTCGCCGACCGTACAGGTGTCACCACGGTCATCATCGGCGCCCGTGACATGAGGCAGCTGACCGACAACCTCGGTGCCGCCGACCTGCACCTCGACGCGGACGCCGCGGCCCTCCTCGACAAGGCCAGTGACCCGAGCCCGACGCCCTACCCCTACGGCCCGTTCGGTCTCGCCCAGAGCCACCGGACCGTCAACGGCGGCGCTCAGCTGGACTGA
- a CDS encoding SMP-30/gluconolactonase/LRE family protein, which translates to METSTAVPTATLLNKRFRLAAAIAATAAVLVSTPSASASTATETSPKPVVTDVKTLAAFDFAAGDSPENLTVNPDNSLTVSMLGSVAGKRPALVRIAPSGRSQVIVAGQPGDTFTGNTRDRGGNIYYNVASSDSARAGVWTLPPGGTPRRIAALPTDGLPNGLALDPAGRTLYAADSNKATVWSVPVSGGTATAWLTDPVLAGDPSVPLGANGLRFHKGAVWVSNLAKGTLLRIPVTATGAPGRIHTVTSSLTGVDDFNFLNDRSDVVFAAQNGLNQVALVHPDGTTETVLTSKDGLASPTSTAVRGNRLYVTNAGLAEPHDAKVQRGTIDPAVLNCDRTS; encoded by the coding sequence ATGGAAACCTCCACAGCAGTCCCCACCGCAACCCTCCTGAACAAGCGGTTCAGACTCGCGGCGGCGATCGCCGCGACGGCGGCCGTTCTCGTCTCGACGCCGTCCGCGTCCGCATCCACGGCGACGGAGACATCCCCGAAGCCGGTCGTCACCGACGTCAAGACCCTCGCCGCCTTCGACTTCGCGGCCGGCGACTCCCCGGAGAACCTCACCGTCAACCCGGACAACTCACTGACCGTCTCCATGCTGGGCAGCGTGGCGGGCAAGCGTCCGGCACTCGTGCGGATCGCCCCGTCCGGGCGCAGCCAGGTGATCGTCGCCGGGCAGCCGGGCGACACGTTCACCGGCAACACGCGCGACCGCGGCGGCAACATCTACTACAACGTGGCCTCCTCCGACTCCGCCCGGGCCGGCGTATGGACGCTGCCCCCCGGCGGCACCCCGCGCCGCATCGCCGCCCTGCCCACCGACGGACTCCCCAACGGCCTGGCCCTCGACCCGGCGGGACGCACCCTGTACGCGGCCGACAGCAACAAGGCCACCGTATGGAGCGTCCCGGTATCCGGTGGAACGGCGACCGCCTGGCTGACCGACCCCGTCCTCGCGGGAGACCCGTCCGTACCCCTCGGCGCGAACGGGCTCCGCTTCCACAAGGGCGCCGTCTGGGTCTCCAACCTCGCGAAGGGCACCCTGTTGCGGATCCCGGTCACCGCCACCGGCGCCCCCGGCCGGATCCACACCGTGACCAGCAGCCTCACCGGCGTTGACGACTTCAACTTCCTCAACGACCGTTCCGACGTGGTGTTCGCCGCGCAGAACGGCCTCAACCAGGTCGCGCTCGTCCACCCCGACGGGACCACCGAAACCGTCCTGACGTCCAAGGACGGCCTCGCTTCCCCCACCTCCACCGCTGTGCGCGGAAACCGGCTCTACGTCACCAACGCCGGTCTCGCCGAGCCCCACGACGCGAAGGTGCAGCGCGGAACGATCGACCCCGCCGTGCTGAACTGCGACCGGACCTCCTGA
- a CDS encoding FAD:protein FMN transferase, translating into MHHHITRHRGEGSRPTTAVGPEVEAGRPDAGGSRFAFDAIGTGWQIDTDEPLSGSLRRRVLDRIRRFDATYSRFRPDSLVSRIAAAPAGGRFEFPEDSLALFDLYDRLATATGGAVDPLVGRELELLGYDASYSLTPAPQTVRAQEGARGRATWAADIVRDGRTLVIQRPVVIDVGAVGKGYLVDIVSAILRDAGITRFVIDASGDLRHAGDRAIRVGLEHPFDPQLVVGVAHLRGRALCASGVSARAWGDGLHHLLDARTGRPARRVAATWVVADSAALADGLATALFLTEARRLAQTFDFAHVRMYTSGHAEISRNFDGGLFT; encoded by the coding sequence GTGCACCACCACATCACGCGACACCGGGGCGAGGGCTCCAGGCCGACAACCGCCGTCGGACCGGAAGTCGAAGCCGGCAGACCGGACGCCGGAGGCAGCCGTTTCGCCTTCGACGCCATCGGGACCGGCTGGCAGATCGACACCGACGAGCCGCTGAGCGGCAGTCTGCGCCGCCGGGTCCTGGACCGCATCCGGCGATTCGACGCCACCTACTCGCGCTTCCGCCCGGACTCGCTCGTGTCCCGGATCGCGGCCGCCCCGGCCGGGGGCCGGTTCGAGTTCCCGGAGGACTCGCTGGCCCTGTTCGACCTCTACGACCGCCTCGCCACCGCGACCGGCGGTGCCGTCGACCCACTCGTCGGCCGTGAGCTCGAGCTCCTCGGATACGACGCCTCGTACTCCCTCACGCCCGCTCCGCAGACGGTTCGGGCCCAGGAAGGCGCCCGCGGCCGGGCAACCTGGGCGGCTGACATCGTGCGGGACGGCAGGACGCTCGTCATCCAGCGCCCGGTTGTGATCGACGTGGGAGCGGTGGGAAAGGGCTACCTGGTGGACATCGTCTCGGCGATCCTTCGGGATGCCGGAATCACGCGGTTCGTCATCGACGCCAGCGGTGATCTGCGCCATGCGGGGGACCGCGCCATCCGGGTCGGCCTGGAGCATCCGTTCGACCCGCAGCTCGTGGTCGGCGTGGCGCACCTGCGGGGACGGGCGCTGTGCGCGTCCGGGGTCAGCGCACGCGCCTGGGGCGACGGGCTGCACCACCTGCTCGACGCACGCACCGGTCGTCCGGCCAGGAGGGTGGCCGCCACCTGGGTCGTGGCCGACAGCGCCGCTCTCGCCGACGGACTGGCGACGGCGCTGTTCCTCACCGAGGCGCGCCGGCTCGCGCAGACCTTCGACTTCGCCCACGTGCGCATGTACACCAGCGGCCACGCGGAGATCTCGCGGAACTTCGACGGTGGGCTCTTCACCTGA
- a CDS encoding TetR/AcrR family transcriptional regulator produces the protein MAVDLFLREGFDKVTLDDLAAAAGASRSTFRRYFASKEEAVLSVFDARGRQVADAVRARPADEDDWTALRHGLDVAIEHYRQDPARALTMTRLVLDTPALCARQLEKQRGWWPALANALVERTDSPQPLTPAISVKAAAALDCLNIALDHWIASDSRPDLVDLLDQAFAALSPR, from the coding sequence GTGGCGGTGGACCTGTTCCTGCGTGAGGGATTCGACAAGGTCACGCTCGATGACCTGGCCGCCGCTGCTGGGGCGTCCCGCAGTACCTTCCGCCGGTACTTCGCCAGCAAGGAAGAGGCGGTTCTCAGCGTCTTCGACGCGCGCGGCAGGCAGGTCGCCGACGCCGTACGCGCCCGCCCGGCCGACGAAGACGACTGGACGGCGCTGCGTCACGGGTTGGACGTCGCCATCGAGCACTACCGTCAGGACCCGGCCCGGGCCCTGACGATGACCCGGCTCGTCCTCGACACACCCGCCCTGTGCGCCCGGCAGTTGGAGAAGCAGCGCGGCTGGTGGCCTGCCCTGGCCAATGCCCTCGTCGAGCGCACCGACTCCCCGCAGCCCCTGACGCCGGCCATCTCCGTGAAGGCGGCCGCCGCGCTGGACTGTCTCAACATCGCTCTCGACCACTGGATCGCCTCCGACAGCCGTCCCGACCTCGTCGACCTGCTGGACCAGGCATTCGCCGCGCTCAGCCCCCGCTGA